Genomic segment of Neoarius graeffei isolate fNeoGra1 chromosome 7, fNeoGra1.pri, whole genome shotgun sequence:
tggaaatgttgtggaaggacctgaagcgagcagttcatgtgaggaaacccaccaacattccagagttgaaactgttctgtacagaggaacgggctaaaattcctccaagccggtgtgcaggactgatcaacagttaccggaaacatttagttgaagttattgctgcacaagggggtcacaccagacactgaaagcaaaagttgacATActcaagtcaaatcagtcttagttgagcaagtcggtcatggtatttcttactttcaccataaatttttatttatatgactttggtctatagctgtgaaaggcctcggccttaaaaccggtcacgcgctcagggctgggtgGCCTAgcggcggggcagctcaaatgccaactttgcggtcgattttaactctcatatatataagtgctgtcaagcgattaaaatatttaatcgcgattaatgtcgcgactgtcatagttaactcgcgattaatcgcaatttaatcgcacatttttgtcacatgaaaaaccattgtaattctcttatcagcataaaaaagtgaacgggcttgctttgtaccaatgtttttttttttattgcagagcataacacgtcttgtcacagccactgacatccataacttccatattagatgagaaaaccaagggatgaaaaataaagtgcatatcactgtgaaaataaaaaaagttttattttactcttcattagtttcttttgaagagaagtatttgccataaaagaagaaaaaaacagataaaaataaaaacattcatcatacgttcaaaaacgttcatcatagtgtggcactgtattatctaattctcactgcttacacctacccggtggagatgagctgggaaactgaagactgaaggaacagtattgaaaagtatttttccagtctcacctgtgaaaggtaatcccatgtgatctcgtttggacggtaaacctgttggtacagttaaacgcagcacatgaatgaggcatctttattctcggctactgtctagacgctataccagagacggttgaagaatctccactttgccccatccaatatggcggcgaggatgtttgtgtgtctatgcctttctccatcactctcacgtactcttattgaagcagcgcgcgacaagcctcaacaggaactatgggtgactcgcagggccaaattagaatttgcgttaacggcactatttttttaaatcgcattaaattgagatcgcgttaacgcgttatctttgacagcactaatataattcccatttatgcagcatgcaagagtcaaggatggagataccatccactcaaatttatttaaaaataaaggctctgtgtatctgctttaaacaACCTTCTGAGGGAAAAACCTTTAAAAATCTGGGACAAACAGTGAATACAGCACTAACACTGCTTATCTTATACCTATagacctttccttttgttttttcaatGTGAACTGCAGCTTATCTAAATTAAAAGAAGCTTAAAAATTGCATGTACATAAACCAATATCTGTCCCAAGACTCTGCAAGGACAAAACTCATTCCAGGCAAACTTGACATTAAAAGTTTCTAAAAACTCACTAGAATTGTGTCCTAAACAGTCTACAAGAATGAACTCACCTGCCTCATTAGGGTGGACTTGCCTCCCATGTTTGGCCCTGTGACAAGTACACAGGGAGCCAGTGCCTTCCTATTGTCCTCACTCTCCTcttcttcattgccaggacaaccAATAAAGATGTTATTGGGGATGAAGTCATCACCAAAATAGGTTTTCGTGACACAGGGGTGCCGGGATCCGCGGAGGTCCAGGAAAGGGGAAGAATGGGGGCCATTACCTGGCAGAATAATCTCTGGTTTTACCATCACTCCATTCCCACTCTGGCTGTATTGGGACAAACTCAACAGCACATCTGCAACAGCATAGACACCATCACTATTGTACTTAGACTGTGAAATAGGGTTTCACAAGGATCAGTTGGGTATCCGTATAACTTGATGTTTAGGTGATCCTAAAAGGTATATTGGTAAAATATACCCAAGTCAAGAAAAAGTAAATGATGTAATTTATCATAAATATCCTCTAAACATTGAGTAAAACAAAGTCAACCAAAGGTTCGAGCACATTAAAATAAataccaaatatagctgcaagcagcaattaaGGGGGCCAAGGACTTTGTCCCCACCCCTTTGCTATGGCAGAAGACAAAAGCCACTAGCCTCATCAGTGGTTGCTCCAAGTAAATGGACTAAATTTAAAGGCAACCGGTCAAGCTGTTCTCatcaactcacttcctgttttcaTTTCAGATCAGTGCACCCCCCCATGTCAAATTTTGTTTCTTAACATCAGATCATGTAGCCAAATATGTGCAACAACTTTAAATGTCAATTTACAAAAGGCACTGCTGAGATATGCCCTCATGTCCTGTTTGGTGACTTAATTAATTTACAGATTAAAGATGATCCAAATTTCTTGACTGGGGGGGGGAatgggatggatggacagacggacactgAATTTCAGCATGGCCGAGTTCCTATTTGGCAGATCACCAAAATAAACCCAAAACCAACAACCCATAACTCCACACCACACATCAAATCAACGTATCTCCAAGGATTCACAGAAAGAAGACTCCTCATTGCAGGTTACATGGTTCAAAAGTTATGAACCATTTTACTAAAATTTTTGAATTACAGCACTCCCTACTTGGGTTTTAGGTTAAACAACCTGTCCCTCAGGACTCATCTACAAAGTTTGGTCAAAATCCATCACAACATTGCTGAGATATGCCCTCATCCTGAAAATTTTGTTGCACATTATGGATAAACCATCAATCATGTTAAAAATCTAAGACAGAAATGTTGTTCTTGGTCTCCTGATGATCGCTTCCAAATTTCATAGTTATTCAACAAAATTTGtggtaagtttaaaaaaaaaaaaacacacaaaccacTGTTTTCGTTAGACACCAACTTCCTCTTTAAGAAATGACAAATTCCTTCAATCATCAAACACAGTGAACCTTCAAGAAAATCACCAGAAATAGGAATTTTGATCTGATGTTGAATGGTTCAAAAAGTTATGAGAAGTTTTACAAACTTGAAAATTATACCATCACCTAGAGGTGAATTTGGACAAAATTTTGGAGACCCTTAAGATGAGGACAGTCATATGGGGCGTCATAGACTCCCATAGGCAGCATAataatcaattattattattatagaaaacACAACTTGTAGTGATTGTATGCAAAAGTAAGCCTTTTAACAACTTATTTCTTGTAAGAATGTTTATTTTAAATTCAAAACAAAGAATGCTCAAGTGTTATTCATTTGGCTGTTGAGTTTTCATTTCTTATGGAAAAGAAAAACCCGTCAAGTCTTTACATGCAGCTTTGATTAGGGTTGCCAACTCTGTATGACCAAAATCCTGGAAATTGTTTAAATTATTTGTGCCTGGGCTGACTTTTTCCTGCAGGTTGTGGAATGTACATGCATTCAATTAACTCTATAAAGCTTCAGTTGAGACGATAAAAATGCCAAGCATATCCATAAACCTTGCATTTGATTTTCTCATTCTCATAACACATTTATGGCGACACTCACCAAACACTTTCTTAGGAACACTATACTCACACTAGATAGAGCCTCCCTTTACACTCAAAACAccctcaattcttcatggcatggactccacaaggttCTGGCCCATGTTGACATGATGGCATCATTGCAGTTATATAGTAACTTATCAGGTGCACCTTCAAGCTGTGAATTTCCCATtgtaccacatcccaaaggtgtttgcCTGAATTCAGATCCAGTGACTGGGAAGGTCACTGAACTCATTTTCAAGTTAATGAAACCAGCTTGAGATAACGTTTGCTCTGTGACATGGTGTATTATCATGCTGAAATAGTCATTAGAAGATTGATCAACTGTGGCCATGAAAGCAACATAACAAAACAGCTGTGGCATTCAAGCAATGATTAACAGACGCAAAGTGGGCCAAGAAAACATTCTCCACACCATTATACCACCTCCACTAGCCTGGACTGTTGATACAAATCAGATTGGGTCCACAGACACATGCTGTTagcaccaaattctgaccctatcaTTTGCATTACTCAGCAGAAATCAAGTGTCATCAGgttgtttttccagtcttcagttgTCCCAGTTTTGGTGAGCTTGTGCCCActacagcctcagctttctgctcttggctgacagaagtggaacccagcatggtcttctgctgttttaACCCATCCACCTTAAGTTtcaatgtgttgtgcattctgagatgcttttctgcccaccacaattgtacagagtggttatgctttactgtagcctttctgtcaggtCAAACTCAGTTGACCTCATCAACAAGGAGTTTCCACCCATAgatctgctgctcactggatgtttttcccTTTATTGTACCATTCTGAGTAAATTCTAGAGTGTTTTGTGCATGaaaacactcaaaccagcccatctggcacaatCATGCCACAGTCAAAATCATATTTTTCTCccattgtgatggttaatgtgaacatTACCCAAAGCTGCAGGcccatatctgcatgattttatgcattacgCTGCTGCCACACaactggctgattggataattacataAATGAGTAAgtgtataggtgttcctaataaagagcTTCATGAGTGtacaatgttttttttaagccaatggtctcattggtaaaatgtaaatTTGGTCAGCTTTGGAAAAAATGTGTATTATGTTAAATATTATATTGCATTTGGCATTGATAGTTACTGATGTTGGAAATCAAAAGCAGTGGAATTTGGAAAATAACTGGGGAACTAGTGTTAGAACTATTTCAGGAGTTTTGGCTCATGTTAAAAAAATTTTTGAAGTCATGTTTTATGTCACTCAAATAAACCTATATATTCAAACTTTTCagtttattttaaatattatttcaACCTCATAATCTCCAAATTTTTTCTCTCATATTCCGGGAGACTGAAGCTGATTATCACCCAGACAACCTGACAGGGTTAGCAACCTTTGATGACCCAATGCAAcacgatttgcaaatcatcaataAGTTATGCAaggaatatttttaatatttaaaatacaACTTGTTTCCCTTGCAATTTGTAGTCTTGTCGTAGTATTTATATTTGCAATTTTTTTAACAACTAAAACAAGCAGTTAGGAGTCTTTGAAGATGACAACAATATCTAATTTTGCAGTCAGCATTTTTCTAAAAGAAATATAAAAACTGGATGAAAATGTTATAAATATGTAGTAataacatgggggggggggggggggggagttttaAACAAAATTATTTTTGTCCTTACCAAGAACTGATGTGCACTCCACAGCAGTCTGCCAGTCTCTGTAGTTTTTATCAAAGTTGTAAAACAGTCTCCTCATGCAATCTTTCAGTGCAGCATCCCTTTTGTCTTCCCAACTCTGCAACTCTGAGAACATATGCTCAATCTCCTTTGTTGAGTATCTCTTCCAACCCTTTTTTGTGGACTTCACCTCAAATTCTTCTGGTATGCTCCTCTCAGACACACTGTCTGGAACCTCCATTTGATAGCGGTTCCGTCCTGTGCCCCAGTAAGATAGATTCTGGCAGCCAAGTCTCTTCTTCTGTCGAACCAAGTAGTCTTGCAGATTTCTTTCGCAGTCCTTAATCCCACTCAGAGCTCGATCATACTCAGAGTCAAAGCCAGCCTTGGGTGTAATCACACCAGTTGTACGTGCTTTTTGATGGTCGAAAGCTGTGTCCCAGCGGTTAAGCTCTGGTCTAAGATTAGGAAACAGCCCCTCATCATTTCTTGTTTTTAGGATCACTACTTGCCGCAGCAATTTTGACTGGAATCCTACTGAGACTGACTCCATGATTGACATTACTTCCTGGATGGTTCCGAATCCTTCCAGTGCTGAAAGGAAGTCCGCAATCTTGCGCTTGCTATAGGCAATCTCCTCATAAAGAATTGCTCTGCTGTCTGGGTGGTCCTGTCCCTTCAGAGGAGTACCCATACTAtggattttgctgagtaacctttCAAGGTCTGGAAGTTTCTTCAGGAGTTCTGTAACCTCAGCAGCTTGTGCTGGAACAGCCATTAGGTCTTCAAGAGCATCCAGCCGATCATTGATGGAGGCTGGGTTACAGAGGGGACCACAGAGCCATTGTCTCAGCAACCTCTTGCCAAAGGGAGTACAACAGGTGTCCAACTGTTCCAGCAGAGTACCTTCAGTGCCTCCAGTAGAACCATTCTGGAGAATTTCAAGGTTGGCCAGTGTCACTCCATCCACCACCATGCGCTGGCATGTTTGGGCAAATAAATTTGATGCATTCTCTGACTTCTGTATCTCCACATCCACTGGAACATATTCCTGAAAGTTAGCCATGGAAAGCAGCTCTTGATCGACCAGACATTTTTTGAGATAGAATATGCATCCCCCAAGTGCAGAGAGAGCAAGTTCATATCCTTCTTTTGGAGTAAGACCTAGCAAGTCGCTTTCAGAAGTCATTGCTTTTAGAGCACTGGGGAGAGCTGATCCTGAAGAAGTACCAAACTCTTCTTCACTTTCTTTAAAGTAGTCTTCATCTGCCAAGGTTTTCAGGGTTTTCTGGGGATCCCAGAATTGTGAGCCAGCATTGAGACTCTCATGCATTGCTGAGGACAGAGCAGCCTTGAAGATCTTCTGTGTCTCAGCTGACAAGTTACCCTTTTCGAATAGCACCTGGGCAGGCACATAATGTGCCAGTAAGGTACGCAGACGGGAACAGTGACGGTCATCTTGGAACTGACCTACATAAAAGCGACCCACTGAGCTGTCAATGAAGCAGACCCCATAAGTGTGACATTTGCCAACGTTTTCctcctgatttttttctttcacaCTCAGCAGGTACTTGCTCTCAGCCTCAGAAGGCACACCATCAAGCACACTGTGTGTCTGGGTGCCCCGGGTGATTACTCTACATACCTCTCGTCGAACTACACGGTCAAATTTAGTGGGACGCACCATAGCCTTGCATCGTGCTTCCATCATTTCAGGGGTCTCAGTCTGTTCCACACGTGCCACCTTGTAACCTTTTTGTACGAGCACATCAGAGAAACGGCCAAAACCTATCTCAGGGAAACCAGAATGTGCCCAGGTGCCTTTCATGAAAATAAGCCCCAACTCACTGACACCAATCACAGCATCCATGTGGTAGAGCTCATAAAACTTGCCTACTTTATAGAAAAGAACAGTATCAAACATCTCTGATTTGAGTTGCCACCATCGACGCATGCCAGGTGTAACCCTGTTAAGGAAGTCTTCAGGCACATATAAAGTTGTTGGGTCATAGTTCTCATCTGACTGACACCGCCTCTGAGCATCTTTTCTTTTGCCATCCTGCAACCAATCCAATTTTTCATGGTCCCACATGCCAGTCCCACCCAAGTTTCCTGCAGCACTGTCCTGGCTCTCAAAGCTGCCTGGAGCAGAAAAAGCAGACAGGCGTGATTTTGTGTCAGCTGCAAGACTCACAGGATTGCGCTTGTGGATCCCTGAAGGTAGAGCTTTATTCTTTGTTTCAGAAGTTTTCTCTGATGCACGTTTCCGTTTCACAGGTTTCACAGTACTGTCCGTTTCAGATTCAGGTATGGTTTCCTCTGCATCACTGATGACCTCATCTTCATCCTCACTGCTCGTTTCTACCTGATCTGGCTTGAACCCATCACTAGAGCTCTCACTGTCAGAGGCCACAACAATACGTCGGCGTTTGGGTTTCTGAGCATGCTCTGATGCAGCGCGTGGTGAACGCCTGCATGGATTCACCATCTGAACCGCTTCTTCTGACATTTCTTCATCTGATGGTGTTGATTTTTCAATCTACAGAGAGAGAATGTGATTTCACAACAATACAAAATTCAGAACTTCCTCCCCATACATGTTTAATGTCAAGCAGGCTGGAAATTGTTTCCTTACAGTAAATAAAACTACTTTCATATATCCTTTCTGTTGTGTCCCCCTAGGTcaagaccagggctttgaaccggttcaaggaacgaaaacgaaaaccgggaactttttctatttcacatggaacagaaacgaaaccagaaactttattattttttatgttccggaacagaaacgcttattaaaaataatggtaaccggttaataccggtttttatttcgttcctcaaagtttccgtagcctacaaataaaagtcattcttctcctgcgcaagtttctatgacccgctggggttcacttcctgtgtgacgttcgctgactgaatggagagagcgggaaggtggactatcatcacgtctccattactgagtgtctgagcaaagaagagcctgaacattgcaacctccctattggctgtttgtaaaaatgtatcaattgttgcccttcccacgggaatcatcgtgggctcgagagacgagacctgatgagttagttcgttggtagcagaacaaaatgtctggacacaaatcgggttttcagaaaaggaaagaaaataaacggagggttgaaaatacaaaaaaggaggcagaaaatgcaaaacgagttttaaggtaggacaaatgattactttttaaggcagcctgccgtggctgcaggctttcagttgtgtcattgaatggttacttttctgaggcagcccgccgtggctgcctgcaggcttatttattatagcccatttagttaaaatagttgataaatgtttatagttatgtgatggttgtcctgatttagactggtgtgtgtgttttttttttggggggggggttgcgcgatgttgcacccgggtccagattagggcagaaccggccctggctacat
This window contains:
- the msh6 gene encoding DNA mismatch repair protein Msh6 isoform X1; this encodes MAKQISIVNFLTKSSPVVAKAKSTLCTAEADLSSISKSSSSQIEEAKQTAQKKKPVENPNKTLAKVGHDKPFGSRATDTNKSSSFTFHAGDLVWAKLEGHPWWPCMIVPQPLSGQLMRGRGQAQRVHVHFFDEPATRGWVRKKYVREYKGSHSADAKTGGLFFSGKPVIRRAMELADRVLQDSPEQRLKMPVCMDASDDEVEHEEMMEIEKSTPSDEEMSEEAVQMVNPCRRSPRAASEHAQKPKRRRIVVASDSESSSDGFKPDQVETSSEDEDEVISDAEETIPESETDSTVKPVKRKRASEKTSETKNKALPSGIHKRNPVSLAADTKSRLSAFSAPGSFESQDSAAGNLGGTGMWDHEKLDWLQDGKRKDAQRRCQSDENYDPTTLYVPEDFLNRVTPGMRRWWQLKSEMFDTVLFYKVGKFYELYHMDAVIGVSELGLIFMKGTWAHSGFPEIGFGRFSDVLVQKGYKVARVEQTETPEMMEARCKAMVRPTKFDRVVRREVCRVITRGTQTHSVLDGVPSEAESKYLLSVKEKNQEENVGKCHTYGVCFIDSSVGRFYVGQFQDDRHCSRLRTLLAHYVPAQVLFEKGNLSAETQKIFKAALSSAMHESLNAGSQFWDPQKTLKTLADEDYFKESEEEFGTSSGSALPSALKAMTSESDLLGLTPKEGYELALSALGGCIFYLKKCLVDQELLSMANFQEYVPVDVEIQKSENASNLFAQTCQRMVVDGVTLANLEILQNGSTGGTEGTLLEQLDTCCTPFGKRLLRQWLCGPLCNPASINDRLDALEDLMAVPAQAAEVTELLKKLPDLERLLSKIHSMGTPLKGQDHPDSRAILYEEIAYSKRKIADFLSALEGFGTIQEVMSIMESVSVGFQSKLLRQVVILKTRNDEGLFPNLRPELNRWDTAFDHQKARTTGVITPKAGFDSEYDRALSGIKDCERNLQDYLVRQKKRLGCQNLSYWGTGRNRYQMEVPDSVSERSIPEEFEVKSTKKGWKRYSTKEIEHMFSELQSWEDKRDAALKDCMRRLFYNFDKNYRDWQTAVECTSVLDVLLSLSQYSQSGNGVMVKPEIILPGNGPHSSPFLDLRGSRHPCVTKTYFGDDFIPNNIFIGCPGNEEEESEDNRKALAPCVLVTGPNMGGKSTLMRQCGLIVILAQLGCYVPAESLRLTPVDRVFTRLGASDRIMSGESTFFVELNETASILLHGTTHSLVLLDELGRGTATYDGTAIASAVVKELSTRICCRTMFSTHYHSLVEDYAQNCAVKLGHMACMVENECDEDPSQETITFLYKFISGACPKSYGFNAARLADIPEEVIQSGHCKAREFERSTMALTTFKKLCSFAEDPMANHEQFARLVQMICNL
- the msh6 gene encoding DNA mismatch repair protein Msh6 isoform X2, coding for MINRLDQELRIQIRGSHSADAKTGGLFFSGKPVIRRAMELADRVLQDSPEQRLKMPVCMDASDDEVEHEEMMEIEKSTPSDEEMSEEAVQMVNPCRRSPRAASEHAQKPKRRRIVVASDSESSSDGFKPDQVETSSEDEDEVISDAEETIPESETDSTVKPVKRKRASEKTSETKNKALPSGIHKRNPVSLAADTKSRLSAFSAPGSFESQDSAAGNLGGTGMWDHEKLDWLQDGKRKDAQRRCQSDENYDPTTLYVPEDFLNRVTPGMRRWWQLKSEMFDTVLFYKVGKFYELYHMDAVIGVSELGLIFMKGTWAHSGFPEIGFGRFSDVLVQKGYKVARVEQTETPEMMEARCKAMVRPTKFDRVVRREVCRVITRGTQTHSVLDGVPSEAESKYLLSVKEKNQEENVGKCHTYGVCFIDSSVGRFYVGQFQDDRHCSRLRTLLAHYVPAQVLFEKGNLSAETQKIFKAALSSAMHESLNAGSQFWDPQKTLKTLADEDYFKESEEEFGTSSGSALPSALKAMTSESDLLGLTPKEGYELALSALGGCIFYLKKCLVDQELLSMANFQEYVPVDVEIQKSENASNLFAQTCQRMVVDGVTLANLEILQNGSTGGTEGTLLEQLDTCCTPFGKRLLRQWLCGPLCNPASINDRLDALEDLMAVPAQAAEVTELLKKLPDLERLLSKIHSMGTPLKGQDHPDSRAILYEEIAYSKRKIADFLSALEGFGTIQEVMSIMESVSVGFQSKLLRQVVILKTRNDEGLFPNLRPELNRWDTAFDHQKARTTGVITPKAGFDSEYDRALSGIKDCERNLQDYLVRQKKRLGCQNLSYWGTGRNRYQMEVPDSVSERSIPEEFEVKSTKKGWKRYSTKEIEHMFSELQSWEDKRDAALKDCMRRLFYNFDKNYRDWQTAVECTSVLDVLLSLSQYSQSGNGVMVKPEIILPGNGPHSSPFLDLRGSRHPCVTKTYFGDDFIPNNIFIGCPGNEEEESEDNRKALAPCVLVTGPNMGGKSTLMRQCGLIVILAQLGCYVPAESLRLTPVDRVFTRLGASDRIMSGESTFFVELNETASILLHGTTHSLVLLDELGRGTATYDGTAIASAVVKELSTRICCRTMFSTHYHSLVEDYAQNCAVKLGHMACMVENECDEDPSQETITFLYKFISGACPKSYGFNAARLADIPEEVIQSGHCKAREFERSTMALTTFKKLCSFAEDPMANHEQFARLVQMICNL
- the msh6 gene encoding DNA mismatch repair protein Msh6 isoform X3, giving the protein MAKQISIVNFLTKSSPVVAKAKSTLCTAEADLSSISKSSSSQIEEAKQTAQKKKPVENPNKTLAKVGHDKPFGSRATDTNKSSSFTFHAGDLVWAKLEGHPWWPCMIVPQPLSGQLMRGRGQAQRVHVHFFDEPATRGWVRKKYVREYKGSHSADAKTGGLFFSGKPVIRRAMELADRVLQDSPEQRLKMPVCMDASDDEVEHEEMMEIEKSTPSDEEMSEEAVQMVNPCRRSPRAASEHAQKPKRRRIVVASDSESSSDGFKPDQVETSSEDEDEVISDAEETIPESETDSTVKPVKRKRASEKTSETKNKALPSGIHKRNPVSLAADTKSRLSAFSAPGSFESQDSAAGNLGGTGMWDHEKLDWLQDGKRKDAQRRCQSDENYDPTTLYVPEDFLNRVTPGMRRWWQLKSEMFDTVLFYKVGKFYELYHMDAVIGVSELGLIFMKGTWAHSGFPEIGFGRFSDVLVQKGYKVARVEQTETPEMMEARCKAMVRPTKFDRVVRREVCRVITRGTQTHSVLDGVPSEAESKYLLSVKEKNQEENVGKCHTYGVCFIDSSVGRFYVGQFQDDRHCSRLRTLLAHYVPAQVLFEKGNLSAETQKIFKAALSSAMHESLNAGSQFWDPQKTLKTLADEDYFKESEEEFGTSSGSALPSALKAMTSESDLLGLTPKEGYELALSALGGCIFYLKKCLVDQELLSMANFQEYVPVDVEIQKSENASNLFAQTCQRMVVDGVTLANLEILQNGSTGGTEGTLLEQLDTCCTPFGKRLLRQWLCGPLCNPASINDRLDALEDLMAVPAQAAEVTELLKKLPDLERLLSKIHSMGTPLKGQDHPDSRAILYEEIAYSKRKIADFLSALEGFGTIQEVMSIMESVSVGFQSKLLRQVVILKTRNDEGLFPNLRPELNRWDTAFDHQKARTTGVITPKAGFDSEYDRALSGIKDCERNLQDYLVRQKKRLGCQNLSYWGTGRNRYQMEVPDSVSERSIPEEFEVKSTKKGWKRYSTKEIEHMFSELQSWEDKRDAALKDCMRRLFYNFDKNYRDWQTAVECTSVLDVLLSLSQYSQSGNGVMVKPEIILPGNGPHSSPFLDLRGSRHPCVTKTYFGDDFIPNNIFIGCPGNEEEESEDNRKALAPCVLVTGPNMGGKSTLMSVA